The following are encoded together in the Xanthomonas vesicatoria ATCC 35937 genome:
- a CDS encoding diacylglycerol kinase, whose protein sequence is MADQLGHVPRGPRRMLKAAIWSWQGLRAAWLHESSFRLEVCLAVVMAPMGIWLGQSPLERIALIAPLLIVLAAELLNSAIEAVIERYGPEHHVLAGRAKDMGSAAVFLLLINVVLCWGLILLPRVF, encoded by the coding sequence ATGGCCGATCAATTAGGACACGTGCCGCGCGGACCGCGCCGCATGCTCAAGGCCGCGATCTGGTCGTGGCAGGGCTTGCGTGCTGCCTGGTTGCACGAATCCTCGTTCCGCCTGGAAGTCTGCCTGGCCGTGGTCATGGCCCCAATGGGCATCTGGCTGGGTCAGTCGCCGCTGGAGCGCATCGCGCTGATTGCACCGTTGTTGATCGTGCTGGCCGCCGAGCTGTTGAATTCGGCCATCGAGGCTGTGATCGAACGCTATGGCCCCGAGCACCACGTGCTCGCCGGCCGCGCCAAGGACATGGGCTCGGCAGCGGTGTTCCTACTTTTGATCAATGTGGTGCTGTGCTGGGGATTGATCCTGTTGCCGCGGGTCTTTTGA
- a CDS encoding LemA family protein, which produces MSVLMRALVLLLLTASLSGCGYNAIQQKEEGVKAGWSEVLNQYQRRADLIPNLVRTVQGYAQQERQVLTEVTNARARVGQIQVNADDEASLKRFQQAQGELGSALSRLLVVSENYPQLKSDQSFRDLQVQLEGTENRITVARGRYIQTVQDYNTYIRSFPQVITAKIFGYQPKPNFSVENEAQISRAPQVDFGNQQAPQQQPPQQQPPQQQLPQQQPPQQQLPQQQPQPAQ; this is translated from the coding sequence ATGTCTGTCCTGATGCGTGCCCTGGTATTGCTGCTCCTGACCGCCTCGCTGTCGGGTTGCGGGTACAACGCGATCCAGCAAAAGGAAGAGGGCGTCAAGGCCGGTTGGTCGGAGGTCCTCAATCAGTACCAGCGTCGTGCCGACCTGATTCCCAACCTGGTGCGCACCGTGCAGGGATATGCACAGCAGGAGCGTCAGGTGCTGACCGAAGTGACCAATGCGCGTGCACGTGTCGGGCAGATCCAGGTCAATGCCGATGACGAAGCCTCGCTCAAGCGTTTTCAGCAGGCGCAGGGCGAACTGGGCAGCGCGTTGTCGCGGTTGCTGGTGGTCAGCGAAAATTACCCGCAGCTCAAGTCCGACCAGTCGTTCCGCGACCTGCAGGTGCAGCTGGAAGGCACCGAGAACCGCATCACCGTGGCGCGCGGCCGTTACATCCAGACCGTGCAGGACTACAACACCTACATCCGTTCGTTCCCGCAGGTGATCACCGCCAAGATCTTCGGCTACCAGCCCAAGCCGAATTTCAGCGTGGAAAACGAAGCGCAGATCTCGCGTGCGCCGCAGGTGGATTTCGGCAATCAGCAAGCGCCGCAGCAACAACCGCCACAGCAGCAACCGCCTCAGCAGCAACTGCCACAGCAGCAACCGCCTCAGCAGCAACTGCCACAGCAGCAACCGCAGCCTGCGCAGTAA
- a CDS encoding TPM domain-containing protein gives MRKTHMWVSWIMALLLLPTAVLAQDLAAIPPLRSPVVDVTGTLDAAQIQQLEQQALALQQRKGAQLQILIVPTTQPEAIEQYAQRVFDQWKIGRKGVDDGVLLLVAKDDRRVRIQPGYGLEGVIPDIVANRIIQEYLAPRFREGDYGGGIRDATATLAGLIEGEALPAPVSGHADSGVGDGARGGGWIMALFIGFVVAMVARGILGALPRPLRAVLTGVAAGGAALVFTSLLFASAGAAVIGLLAGLTSGSPGRFVGGGGWGGGGFGGFGGGGRGGFGGGWGGGGGSSGGGGASGSW, from the coding sequence ATGCGGAAAACGCACATGTGGGTGTCTTGGATAATGGCGTTATTACTGCTGCCTACCGCGGTGCTGGCGCAGGATCTTGCGGCCATCCCACCTCTGCGCTCGCCAGTGGTCGACGTCACCGGCACCCTGGATGCGGCACAGATCCAGCAGCTTGAGCAGCAGGCTCTGGCGTTGCAGCAACGCAAGGGCGCGCAGCTGCAGATCCTGATCGTGCCGACCACCCAGCCGGAGGCGATCGAGCAGTACGCCCAGCGGGTGTTCGATCAATGGAAAATCGGGCGCAAGGGCGTGGACGATGGCGTGCTGTTGCTGGTGGCCAAGGATGATCGCCGCGTCCGCATCCAGCCCGGTTATGGCCTGGAGGGCGTCATCCCCGACATCGTGGCCAACCGCATCATCCAGGAGTATCTGGCGCCGCGTTTTCGCGAGGGCGACTACGGCGGCGGCATTCGCGACGCGACCGCGACGCTGGCCGGCCTGATCGAAGGCGAAGCGCTGCCGGCCCCGGTCAGCGGGCACGCCGATAGCGGCGTGGGCGATGGTGCACGCGGTGGCGGCTGGATCATGGCGTTGTTTATCGGATTTGTGGTCGCCATGGTGGCCCGCGGCATCCTCGGCGCTTTGCCGCGGCCATTGCGCGCCGTGTTGACCGGTGTCGCCGCCGGCGGTGCCGCCCTGGTGTTCACGTCGTTGCTGTTCGCCAGCGCCGGTGCAGCCGTCATCGGCCTGTTGGCAGGCCTGACCTCCGGCTCGCCGGGGCGCTTTGTCGGCGGCGGTGGCTGGGGCGGCGGTGGATTTGGAGGATTCGGGGGCGGTGGCCGTGGCGGTTTTGGCGGCGGCTGGGGCGGCGGCGGTGGATCATCGGGAGGCGGTGGCGCCTCGGGGAGCTGGTAA
- a CDS encoding TPM domain-containing protein, with the protein MRWLRHLFAPSAQRRFPAGCMETIAAAVAASERTHTGQIMVAVEADLPLGALWRGHTARQRAEQAFAQLRTWDTEANNGVLIYLLLADHAIEVVADRGLRSQVPEAQWAEVCRRMQQFLRERQYEAAVLAGIEAVTELLVAHFPRAAHVQHEDELPDRPQLLG; encoded by the coding sequence ATGCGGTGGCTCAGGCATCTCTTCGCGCCATCGGCGCAGCGCAGGTTTCCAGCCGGTTGCATGGAGACGATCGCGGCGGCCGTGGCAGCCAGCGAGCGCACCCATACCGGCCAGATCATGGTGGCGGTCGAGGCGGACCTGCCGCTCGGGGCGCTGTGGCGCGGGCACACCGCTCGCCAGCGCGCCGAACAGGCGTTCGCCCAGCTGCGTACCTGGGACACCGAAGCCAATAACGGGGTGCTGATTTATCTGTTGCTGGCCGACCACGCCATCGAAGTGGTTGCCGACCGCGGCCTGCGCAGCCAGGTGCCGGAGGCGCAGTGGGCGGAGGTGTGCCGGCGCATGCAGCAATTCCTGCGCGAGCGCCAGTACGAGGCGGCCGTCCTGGCCGGCATCGAAGCGGTGACCGAGCTACTGGTCGCGCATTTCCCGCGTGCCGCCCACGTGCAGCATGAAGACGAGCTGCCCGATCGGCCACAGCTCTTAGGCTGA
- the lgt gene encoding prolipoprotein diacylglyceryl transferase has translation MIYLHAIDPIAFSLGPVQVHWYGLMYLAAFFSAWGLGRSRILRGRLPGVDMDGFSDLLFYGMLGVVLGGRIGYMLFYAFETFLANPLILFKVWEGGMSFHGGLLGVLIACWLWARKHRLHFFDVMDFVAPLVPLGLGFGRLGNFVGGELWGKFTQAGWGVIFPHAPELADIAPAQIHAQYAAGALDRFARHPSQLYEAVLEGVVMFVVLWVFSMKPRARYAVSGLFALLYGVFRFIVEFVRVPDAPIGYLAFNWLTMGQILSLPLIAVGLILLAMSRRAPVLQPVVPAVEAAK, from the coding sequence ATGATCTATCTGCACGCCATCGACCCCATTGCCTTCTCGCTTGGCCCGGTGCAGGTGCACTGGTACGGCTTGATGTACCTGGCCGCCTTCTTCTCGGCCTGGGGGCTGGGCCGCTCGCGCATCCTGCGCGGCCGTCTGCCCGGCGTGGACATGGACGGGTTCTCCGACCTGCTGTTCTACGGCATGCTCGGCGTGGTGCTGGGCGGGCGCATCGGCTACATGCTGTTTTATGCGTTCGAGACGTTCCTGGCCAATCCGCTGATCCTGTTCAAGGTGTGGGAAGGCGGCATGAGCTTCCACGGAGGCCTGCTGGGCGTATTGATCGCCTGCTGGCTGTGGGCGCGCAAGCATCGTCTGCACTTCTTCGACGTGATGGATTTTGTCGCGCCGCTGGTGCCGCTGGGCCTTGGCTTCGGGAGGCTCGGCAATTTTGTCGGCGGCGAGTTGTGGGGCAAGTTCACGCAGGCGGGCTGGGGCGTGATCTTTCCGCATGCCCCCGAACTGGCCGACATCGCGCCAGCGCAGATTCATGCGCAATACGCCGCAGGTGCCTTGGATCGCTTCGCACGTCACCCATCGCAGCTGTACGAGGCCGTGCTGGAGGGCGTGGTGATGTTTGTCGTGTTGTGGGTATTTTCGATGAAGCCGCGTGCACGCTATGCGGTGTCGGGGCTGTTTGCGTTGCTGTACGGCGTGTTCCGCTTCATCGTGGAATTCGTGCGCGTGCCGGATGCGCCGATCGGCTATCTGGCGTTCAACTGGCTGACGATGGGCCAGATTCTGAGCTTGCCGTTGATTGCGGTGGGCCTGATCTTGCTGGCGATGTCGCGCCGTGCGCCGGTCTTGCAGCCGGTGGTGCCGGCCGTGGAGGCCGCGAAGTGA
- a CDS encoding thymidylate synthase → MKPYLDLLRHVLEHGAEKSDRTGTGTRSVFGWQMRFDLNAGFPLVTTKKLHLRSIIHELLWFLQGDTNIGYLKDNQVRIWDEWADDNGDLGPVYGKQWRRWTGPDGVEIDQMQWLVDEIKRNPDSRRLVISAWNVGELSQMALMPCHSLFQFYVVDGKLSCQLYQRSGDIFLGVPFNIASYALLTHMVAQATGLGVGDFVHTLGDAHLYANHFDQARVQLTRAPRALPTLRLNPEVTDLFAFRFEDIAIEGYDPHPAIKAPVAV, encoded by the coding sequence GTGAAGCCGTATCTGGATCTGTTGCGGCATGTGCTGGAACACGGCGCCGAAAAGTCCGACCGCACCGGCACCGGCACGCGCAGCGTGTTCGGCTGGCAGATGCGCTTCGATCTCAACGCCGGCTTTCCGCTGGTCACCACCAAGAAGCTGCATCTGCGCTCGATCATCCACGAGCTGCTGTGGTTCCTGCAGGGCGATACCAATATCGGGTATCTGAAAGACAACCAGGTGCGTATCTGGGACGAATGGGCAGACGACAACGGCGACCTTGGCCCGGTCTACGGCAAGCAGTGGCGGCGCTGGACCGGCCCTGACGGCGTCGAGATTGACCAGATGCAGTGGCTGGTGGATGAGATCAAACGCAACCCGGATTCGCGTCGCCTGGTCATCAGCGCCTGGAATGTCGGCGAGCTGTCGCAGATGGCATTGATGCCGTGCCATAGCCTGTTCCAGTTCTATGTGGTCGACGGCAAGCTCAGCTGCCAGCTCTACCAGCGCAGCGGCGACATTTTTTTGGGTGTGCCGTTCAACATCGCCAGCTATGCGCTGCTCACGCACATGGTGGCGCAGGCCACCGGGTTGGGCGTGGGCGATTTCGTACATACGCTGGGCGACGCGCATCTGTATGCGAACCACTTCGACCAGGCGCGCGTGCAGCTGACACGCGCCCCGCGCGCGCTGCCAACCTTGCGCCTGAATCCGGAAGTCACCGATCTG